The segment CCATCGCTGAGGGGCTGACCCTAGCCCAGGCCACAGGCCAATCACAGCATACCTTCCTGGACATCCTGTCTCAGGGTCAGATGGCCAGCACCTTCGTGGACCAAAAATGCCAGAGTGAGTCAGAGACTAAAGGCACTGCTGAGTCAGAGACTAAAGGCACTGCTGAGTCAGAGACTAAAGGCACTGCTGAGTCAGAGACTAAAGGCACTGCTGAGTCAGAGACTAAAGGCACTGCTGAGTCAGAGACTAAAGGCACTGCTGAGTCAGAGACTAAAGGCACTGCTGAGTCAGAGACTAAAGGCACTGCTGAGTCAGAGACTAAAGGCACTGCTGAGTCAGAGACTAAAGGCACTGCTGAGTCAGAGACTAAAGGCACTGCTGAGTCAGAG is part of the Oncorhynchus tshawytscha isolate Ot180627B unplaced genomic scaffold, Otsh_v2.0 Un_contig_4359_pilon_pilon, whole genome shotgun sequence genome and harbors:
- the LOC121842402 gene encoding uncharacterized protein LOC121842402; amino-acid sequence: DIVAGGRFLEAPVAGSQQVSNEGMLVILAAGDRTVYEDCSSCFQAMGKTSFFLGEVGNAARMMLILNMVQGSFMATIAEGLTLAQATGQSQHTFLDILSQGQMASTFVDQKCQSESETKGTAESETKGTAESETKGTAESETKGTAESETKGTAESETKGTAESETKGTAESETKGTAESETKGTAESETKGTAESETKGTAESETKGTAESETKGTAESVSRKYTVFQMVPYSLYSPLY